The following proteins come from a genomic window of Mauremys mutica isolate MM-2020 ecotype Southern chromosome 7, ASM2049712v1, whole genome shotgun sequence:
- the LOC123374705 gene encoding interferon-induced protein with tetratricopeptide repeats 5-like: MSNISKNSLKTALLQLECHFTWTLLKDDVDLDNLEETICDQIEFLITKSKISNYNLLAYVKHMKGNSEEALESLQKAEGEVQTNHADEVDRKSLVTWGNYAWVYYHMNKLQEAQSYIGKVESSCKKLSSASRYKIQLPEIYCEQGWALLKFGIKYYERAKTCFEKALEEEPNNPEFNSGYAIAIYRLEDFLTKGSSGEDSSLEPLRRAVRLNPNDTFVMALLALKLQDIDQVEEGEKYIKEALQKTPDLPYLLRYAAKFYRKKGLVEKSLGFLKKALEFTPTSDFLHHQIGLCYRTQLYKMKKATKYPPREQMEELIRFCIFHFKMVVEQKSKFMYAYIDLASMYAEGNQYQEAEDTFQKVFKMEKLTCDEKQQLHYRYGRFLEYHKKSESEAINHYTKGLKIEKNSHERNLCKYALKKLIERRIQRETADAKNFSILGLIHQLNGEKPQAIECYEKALALEPDNEEYISALCEIQLSIEI, encoded by the coding sequence caATATTTCCAAGAATTCGCTAAAAACTGCCTTGCTGCAACTTGAATGCCATTTTACATGGACTTTGCTGAAGGATGATGTTGATCTTGATAACTTAGAGGAAACAATTTGTGATCAGATTGAGTTTCTAATCACAAAATCCAAAATCAGTAACTATAATCTGCTAGCCTATGTGAAACACATGAAAGGCAACAGTGAAGAAGCTCTGGAAAGTCTACAAAAAGCTGAAGGAGAAGTTCAGACAAATCATGCAGATGAGGTTGACAGGAAAAGTCTTGTTACCTGGGGGAACTATGCTTGGGTCTATTACCATATGAACAAACTTCAGGAAGCTCAATCCTACATAGGCAAGGTAGAAAGCAGCTGCAAAAAGCTCTCAAGTGCATCTCGCTATAAGATTCAGCTCCCTGAGATCTACTGTGAACAAGGGTGGGCACTATTAAAGTTTGGAATAAAGTATTATGAAAGAGCAAAGACATGCTTTGAAAAGGCTCTGGAAGAGGAACCCAACAATCCAGAATTTAATTCTGGCTATGCAATTGCCATATACCGCCTGGAAGATTTTCTTACAAAAGGCTCTTCTGGTGAGGACTCATCACTGGAACCTTTAAGGCGTGCAGTAAGACTGAATCCAAATGACACTTTTGTTATGGCACTCCTTGCACTGAAACTTCAGGACATAGACCAAGTCGAAGAAGGAGAAAAGTACATCAAAGAAGCATTGCAAAAAACCCCAGATCTTCCCTATTTATTGCGATATGCTGCAAAGTTTTACAGAAAAAAAGGACTAGTGGAGAAATCACTGGGGTTTTTGAAAAAGGCATTAGAATTTACACCAACCTCTGACTTCCTGCATCATCAGATAGGTCTTTGCTACAGAACACAATTATACAAAATGAAAAAAGCTACAAAATATCCACCTAGAGAGCAGATGGAGGAACTGATTCGATtttgcatttttcattttaaaatggtgGTGGAGCAAAAATCAAAGTTTATGTATGCCTATATTGACCTAGCAAGCATGTATGCAGAAGGAAATCAATATCAAGAAGCAGAAGACACCTTTCAAAAAGTATTTAAGATGGAGAAACTCACCTGTGATGAGAAGCAACAACTCCACTACCGCTATGGACGCTTTCTGGAATATCACAAAAAGTCCGAATCTGAGGCCATTAATCATTACACAAAAGGGCTGAAAATTGAGAAAAACTCGCATGAAAGAAACCTGTGTAAATATGCTCTGAAGAAATTAATAGAAAGGAGaattcagagagaaactgcagaTGCTAAAAATTTCAGTATTCTTGGACTTATTCACCAACTGAATGGGGAGAAGCCTCAAGCAATTGAGTGTTATGAGAAAGCCCTGGCATTGGAGCCTGATAATGAAGAATACATAAGCGCTCTCTGTGAGATACAGCTTTCCATAGAAATCTAA